Proteins from a single region of Flavobacterium sp. YJ01:
- a CDS encoding asparaginase, with protein sequence MSSKAKILLIYTGGTIGMSKDFETGALKAFNFGKLIQKIPEIKQLDCEIESISFEHPIDSSNMNPQMWTKIATIIEENYASYDGFVVLHGSDTMSYSASALSFMLENLAKPVVFTGSQLPIGDLRTDAKENLITAIQIASLLENGKPVITEVCLYFEYKLYRGNRTSKVNAEHFRAFTAPNYPELVESGVHLKLNKHLFLPINKDSKLIVHKNLDNHVAIIKMFPGMSEVVLSSILSTKGLRGIILETYGSGNAPTEDWFLNLIEKAIKSGMHIVNVTQCSGGSVNMGQYETSTALKSLGVISGKDITTEAAITKLMYLLGHDIPQNEFKDIFETALRGEIS encoded by the coding sequence ATGTCATCTAAAGCAAAAATACTATTGATTTATACCGGAGGAACCATCGGTATGAGCAAAGACTTTGAAACTGGAGCGCTTAAAGCATTCAACTTTGGTAAATTAATTCAGAAAATTCCAGAAATCAAACAATTGGATTGCGAAATCGAATCAATTTCATTCGAACATCCAATTGATTCTTCCAATATGAATCCTCAAATGTGGACAAAAATCGCCACTATTATCGAGGAAAATTACGCTTCTTACGACGGATTTGTGGTTCTTCACGGATCAGATACAATGTCGTATTCGGCTTCGGCTTTGAGTTTTATGCTCGAAAATCTGGCAAAACCAGTTGTGTTTACAGGTTCGCAATTGCCAATTGGAGATTTGCGTACCGATGCAAAAGAAAACCTGATCACAGCGATTCAGATTGCTTCACTTTTAGAAAACGGAAAACCCGTTATTACAGAGGTTTGTTTGTATTTTGAATACAAATTGTACCGCGGTAACCGAACTTCTAAAGTAAATGCAGAACATTTTAGAGCTTTTACAGCGCCAAATTATCCTGAATTAGTTGAATCTGGCGTTCATTTAAAATTAAACAAACATTTATTTCTTCCTATAAATAAAGATTCAAAACTTATCGTTCATAAAAACTTAGATAATCATGTTGCGATTATCAAAATGTTTCCTGGAATGAGCGAAGTAGTTTTGTCTTCAATTCTTTCTACCAAAGGTTTACGAGGAATTATTCTAGAAACTTACGGTTCTGGAAATGCACCAACCGAAGATTGGTTTTTAAACTTAATTGAAAAAGCCATCAAATCTGGAATGCACATTGTAAACGTAACACAATGTTCTGGCGGTAGCGTAAATATGGGACAATATGAAACCAGTACCGCTTTAAAATCTCTCGGAGTTATTTCTGGAAAAGACATTACAACAGAAGCTGCAATTACCAAATTAATGTATTTGCTTGGACACGATATTCCGCAAAACGAGTTTAAGGATATTTTTGAGACTGCA